One region of Lactobacillus johnsonii genomic DNA includes:
- a CDS encoding guanylate kinase — MQRIIIIAGPSGVGKTTVSKYLTEKYNIPRVVTHTTRPIRQGEIPGKSYYFETDESFKKLHFFEHVKYGEYQYGSSKEALEKAWAKNDLVSLIVETDGVKSYLEKLGKQAYFIYLTVSDFSVLKKRLLGRGDKASEIDKRLNSFEFKRDLHLSDELAKKAHVLNNDNWEKTAKALDKIVTKLENK, encoded by the coding sequence TTGCAAAGAATTATCATAATTGCGGGACCAAGTGGAGTAGGAAAGACAACAGTCTCAAAATACTTAACGGAAAAATATAATATTCCGCGTGTAGTAACACATACTACTCGGCCAATTAGACAAGGAGAAATTCCTGGAAAGTCATATTATTTTGAAACTGATGAGAGTTTTAAAAAACTTCATTTCTTTGAACATGTAAAATATGGGGAATATCAATATGGCTCAAGTAAAGAAGCTTTAGAAAAAGCCTGGGCAAAGAATGACTTGGTTTCTTTAATTGTTGAGACTGACGGAGTTAAGTCCTATTTAGAAAAATTAGGGAAGCAAGCATATTTTATTTATTTAACTGTTTCAGATTTTTCAGTTCTAAAAAAGCGATTATTAGGACGCGGAGATAAAGCTAGTGAAATTGATAAAAGATTAAATAGTTTTGAATTTAAGCGTGATTTACATTTGTCAGATGAACTTGCTAAAAAAGCCCATGTATTAAATAATGACAACTGGGAAAAGACAGCTAAAGCACTAGATAAGATCGTAACAAAGCTAGAAAATAAATAG
- a CDS encoding DUF2187 domain-containing protein, which yields MKKADVKIGQILAATSEEELKHPFQGKVEKIYENSALLAITSYDPEDESSVNELNNKMVINFKSLKKVKSPARGKTATTNDVKISKVEPDKKDKESK from the coding sequence ATGAAAAAAGCTGATGTAAAAATTGGTCAAATTTTAGCTGCTACTTCTGAGGAAGAACTTAAGCATCCTTTTCAAGGAAAAGTAGAAAAAATTTATGAAAATTCTGCTTTGCTAGCTATCACTTCATATGACCCAGAAGATGAATCTTCAGTTAATGAATTAAACAATAAAATGGTCATTAACTTCAAGAGCTTAAAGAAGGTAAAATCACCTGCCCGTGGAAAGACTGCCACAACAAACGATGTAAAGATTTCTAAAGTTGAACCTGACAAAAAGGATAAAGAATCAAAATAA
- a CDS encoding O-antigen ligase family protein yields MKKRLQTFLFWFILVQPFLDIYWLSRPPLLKFSIPTILRVLGVFIAIILFFSIKNNWQRFRKQWWIIAYIGVLILYSICHLISVKNFTGVDATGFHYSAKVEIFYLVRACLPLIVIYITSYSEFQAKYFFRVIQDISGIYSLTIVISNLFLFSLTSYHTTEAKRISANIFSWFTQTNYPFNALASKGIFFQANTLSAILFMIMPIMLYVLYKEFNLLNIVLVSTQALAMLMLGTKVGNFGLIISLVVFLLVFLTHSLILKNTRFSAKFLITLICILTASAAIFPYSPTLRRSSLESSVAQKRSNLGDKKRLDQELNAGLERYKGKKQEEYLKDFIKKNYWVYSLKHDLVLEHYTYQNDPYYWLEVMKRPANERLNYRHLEKDILSRVMRNDKNKSNKLFGISFSRENNIAPLERDFLAQYYSMGILGVILLEVIYLFILGYGIFYWLFNKKIRSFLNSSLLLSGGFILFAAFYAGNVLEYLSATLVMTFILGFLLQNIRYSRYPENIF; encoded by the coding sequence ATGAAAAAACGGCTTCAAACATTCTTATTTTGGTTTATTTTAGTTCAGCCATTTTTAGATATTTATTGGTTATCTAGGCCACCACTTCTAAAATTTTCAATACCTACTATTTTGAGAGTCTTAGGAGTTTTTATTGCTATTATTTTATTCTTTAGTATCAAAAATAATTGGCAAAGATTCAGAAAACAATGGTGGATTATAGCTTATATTGGAGTTTTAATCTTATACTCAATCTGTCACCTAATTTCGGTAAAAAATTTTACTGGTGTGGACGCAACAGGTTTCCATTACTCAGCTAAAGTTGAAATTTTTTATCTAGTGAGAGCTTGTCTCCCACTGATTGTTATCTATATCACTTCATATAGCGAATTTCAGGCTAAATACTTCTTCCGAGTAATCCAGGATATTTCAGGCATATATTCATTAACAATTGTTATCTCGAATCTATTTCTTTTCTCATTAACTTCATACCATACTACTGAGGCTAAAAGAATTAGCGCTAATATTTTTTCTTGGTTTACTCAAACAAATTATCCTTTCAATGCCTTAGCTTCTAAAGGAATTTTCTTTCAAGCTAATACTTTATCGGCTATTTTGTTTATGATTATGCCTATCATGCTCTATGTTCTTTATAAAGAGTTCAATCTTTTGAATATAGTTTTAGTGAGTACTCAAGCATTAGCAATGCTAATGCTTGGAACAAAAGTTGGGAATTTTGGCCTAATTATTAGCTTAGTAGTATTTTTATTAGTCTTCTTAACTCATAGTTTAATTTTAAAGAATACTAGATTTTCAGCCAAATTCTTAATTACATTAATTTGTATACTCACTGCTTCGGCTGCTATTTTTCCTTATAGTCCAACTCTCAGAAGATCTTCACTTGAAAGTAGTGTAGCTCAAAAGAGAAGTAATCTTGGCGACAAAAAGAGGCTTGATCAAGAACTTAATGCTGGATTGGAAAGATATAAGGGCAAGAAACAAGAAGAATATCTAAAAGACTTTATCAAGAAAAATTACTGGGTATATTCTTTAAAACATGATCTAGTATTGGAGCATTACACTTATCAAAATGATCCTTACTACTGGCTTGAAGTGATGAAGAGACCAGCAAATGAACGCCTAAATTATCGACATCTAGAAAAAGATATCTTAAGTCGAGTTATGAGAAATGATAAAAATAAATCAAATAAATTGTTTGGCATTTCCTTTAGCCGTGAAAATAATATTGCCCCACTAGAACGAGACTTTTTAGCACAATATTATTCAATGGGAATATTAGGAGTCATCCTCTTAGAGGTTATTTACTTATTTATTCTAGGCTATGGCATTTTTTATTGGTTGTTCAATAAAAAAATAAGATCCTTTTTAAACTCTTCACTATTACTATCAGGTGGATTTATCTTGTTTGCTGCTTTTTATGCAGGTAATGTACTTGAATACTTATCAGCAACTTTAGTAATGACATTTATATTAGGATTTTTATTACAAAATATTCGCTATAGTCGTTATCCGGAAAATATCTTCTAA
- a CDS encoding LVIS_2131 family protein has translation MTLGWNILGILAWLILVLYLIFIVQNIRKRHLIMIVKDRKRFEWKTTLLDILEVLLLLCGAIYMFSITLFYNPNLENKQVLSSKIEYQPLILTAGNKRSYYVTAKSDNKKTPIQTYTFYSNGNRVTVTSNYATISDGKNPMSVQAGAIPYSSKQLVQADARYQNAYVATYTAIYKKNWQNGLRMHAGKTAAKYYLIRVPDRTFVRELK, from the coding sequence ATGACACTTGGATGGAATATTTTAGGTATTTTGGCCTGGTTAATCCTGGTTTTATATTTAATTTTTATTGTACAAAATATTCGAAAACGTCACTTAATAATGATTGTTAAAGATCGCAAACGATTTGAATGGAAAACTACCTTATTAGATATTTTAGAAGTTTTACTTCTGTTATGCGGTGCGATCTATATGTTTAGCATTACTTTATTTTACAATCCTAATTTAGAAAATAAACAGGTTTTATCTAGTAAAATTGAATATCAGCCATTAATTTTAACAGCAGGCAATAAACGCTCATACTATGTCACCGCTAAATCTGACAATAAAAAGACTCCAATTCAGACATATACTTTTTATAGTAACGGAAACAGAGTAACTGTTACGAGTAATTATGCTACAATTTCTGACGGAAAAAACCCAATGTCTGTTCAAGCGGGAGCTATTCCTTATTCATCTAAGCAATTAGTTCAAGCAGATGCACGCTATCAAAATGCATATGTGGCCACTTATACGGCTATATATAAGAAAAACTGGCAGAATGGATTAAGAATGCATGCTGGTAAGACAGCAGCTAAATACTATTTAATTAGAGTACCTGACCGTACTTTTGTAAGAGAATTAAAATAA
- the nrdI gene encoding class Ib ribonucleoside-diphosphate reductase assembly flavoprotein NrdI → MVKIAFYTITGQTQRFIDKTGLDAHRIEDAHPQYQMNDKYILILPSYQDFMMDSVVDFLTYKDNKKNLLGLIGCGNRNFNDLFAQTAKKISVTLHVPILYLLELSGNSTDVKNVRQIVMEARKKEKGTQKDLPIQNPSLINISFLSDFRQKNE, encoded by the coding sequence ATGGTAAAAATAGCTTTTTATACAATTACAGGACAAACGCAACGGTTCATAGATAAAACAGGGCTTGATGCACATCGGATTGAGGATGCCCATCCTCAATATCAAATGAATGATAAATATATTTTGATTTTACCTTCATATCAAGACTTTATGATGGATTCTGTTGTTGATTTTTTAACATATAAAGATAATAAAAAAAATCTTTTAGGATTAATTGGATGTGGTAATCGTAACTTTAACGATCTTTTTGCTCAAACGGCCAAAAAAATCTCCGTTACATTGCATGTTCCTATTCTTTACTTATTAGAACTTAGTGGCAATTCGACCGATGTCAAAAATGTACGTCAAATTGTTATGGAAGCTCGAAAAAAAGAAAAAGGTACACAGAAAGATTTACCAATTCAAAATCCATCTCTTATCAATATTAGTTTCTTAAGTGACTTCAGGCAGAAAAATGAATAA
- a CDS encoding ribonucleotide-diphosphate reductase subunit beta codes for MNKKPYYKANNWNTVEEQVDRSAWARLNDIVYEPRRVSIDKDKNEFLQLPKEEQTMLLHSFGALTLSSTLQMNVALSEIKQDAENSEESAVYNGLQYLESINNKAYSYVLAELSDSEKQEEAYEWANQNPYLQKKMKLLNTVYQSGTAIQKKAAHVFLSTGLYHSSFFGPLYLFGQHKLPRTAELIKYALRITTLNGIYTGIKFRRDFFKLSKKEQKKVHDWVYYLCDKLYDNELSHIKLLYNHTDLENKVEHYIHYTLNKALMNLGQEPKYPENVETLDPILTTGLMESAMIEDFFFYTNAHPILKMREIIK; via the coding sequence ATGAATAAAAAACCTTATTATAAAGCAAACAACTGGAACACTGTAGAAGAGCAAGTAGATCGTTCTGCTTGGGCGAGATTAAATGATATTGTTTACGAACCTCGTCGTGTTTCAATTGACAAAGACAAAAATGAATTTTTACAGCTTCCTAAAGAGGAACAAACTATGCTTTTACATAGTTTTGGAGCTTTAACTCTTTCCTCTACTCTTCAAATGAACGTAGCTCTATCTGAAATTAAACAGGATGCTGAGAATTCTGAGGAAAGTGCTGTATACAACGGTCTACAATACTTAGAATCAATTAACAATAAGGCTTACAGTTATGTATTAGCTGAACTTTCCGATTCTGAAAAGCAGGAAGAAGCATATGAATGGGCAAATCAAAATCCCTACTTACAAAAAAAGATGAAACTTTTAAATACAGTTTATCAATCAGGAACTGCTATTCAGAAAAAAGCTGCTCATGTTTTTCTATCAACTGGGCTTTATCATTCTTCATTTTTCGGTCCCTTATATTTATTTGGACAACATAAGTTACCAAGAACAGCGGAATTAATTAAGTATGCTCTTAGAATCACAACTTTAAATGGTATTTATACAGGTATTAAGTTTCGGCGAGATTTTTTCAAACTTTCTAAGAAAGAGCAGAAAAAAGTTCATGATTGGGTATATTACTTATGTGATAAATTATATGACAATGAGCTTAGCCATATTAAATTATTGTATAATCATACTGATCTAGAAAATAAGGTTGAGCATTATATTCATTACACCTTAAATAAAGCTCTTATGAATTTAGGTCAAGAGCCAAAATATCCGGAAAATGTCGAAACTTTAGATCCAATTTTGACAACTGGTTTGATGGAAAGTGCAATGATTGAAGATTTCTTCTTTTACACTAATGCCCATCCGATCTTGAAAATGCGTGAAATAATAAAATAA
- a CDS encoding type II toxin-antitoxin system PemK/MazF family toxin codes for MPKNKFKQGDIVWADFSPSVGQEMKGKHPAVVVSSNSYNEKTNYLMVCPITSHGNHFPTYLDLFGYHIHGRVNAAQIQTFSRMRLLDEKPADHLRPEDMLKVMELLSFALQLD; via the coding sequence ATGCCGAAGAATAAATTTAAACAGGGAGATATTGTGTGGGCGGATTTTTCACCGTCAGTTGGACAAGAAATGAAGGGAAAACATCCTGCTGTAGTAGTGTCGTCTAATTCATATAATGAAAAGACTAATTATCTAATGGTTTGTCCAATTACATCCCACGGTAATCATTTCCCTACCTACTTAGACTTGTTCGGATATCATATTCATGGTCGTGTAAATGCAGCTCAAATTCAAACTTTTTCTAGAATGAGATTGCTAGATGAAAAACCAGCAGATCATCTTAGACCAGAAGATATGCTTAAAGTAATGGAATTACTTAGTTTTGCTTTGCAACTTGATTAA
- the mazE gene encoding type II toxin-antitoxin system PemI/MazE family antitoxin, with translation MKISIHHIVTQKVGNSVGFSLPASFKVEVGTEYAIHQKSDGSLILIPKISNPYTSDAKFEDVPGPEREAWENMAMEELRHAEE, from the coding sequence ATGAAAATATCTATTCATCATATTGTAACTCAAAAGGTCGGTAATTCAGTTGGCTTTTCACTACCTGCTTCTTTTAAAGTAGAGGTAGGAACTGAGTATGCAATTCATCAGAAGTCTGATGGAAGTTTGATCTTAATACCGAAAATTTCTAATCCTTATACCTCCGATGCTAAATTTGAAGATGTACCAGGACCAGAAAGGGAAGCTTGGGAAAATATGGCTATGGAGGAATTACGTCATGCCGAAGAATAA
- a CDS encoding threonine/serine exporter family protein, which produces MPFWLEIIINLVFAWLAAVGFGLIINVPHRALVLCGISGSAGWILYWLANRIGVGRLGSNLLGALCVGFLGLVFARIKKCPVTVFNIPGVVPLVPGVPAYQAVRAMVEGQLSDAEDLILRVAIVTIAIAMGFMLAQLIGEIFFKKRQNRKNKKNLV; this is translated from the coding sequence ATGCCTTTTTGGTTAGAAATAATTATTAATTTAGTATTTGCATGGCTTGCAGCTGTTGGATTTGGATTAATTATTAACGTCCCGCACCGTGCCTTAGTTTTATGTGGCATTAGCGGAAGTGCAGGTTGGATTCTATACTGGCTGGCAAATCGAATCGGTGTTGGCCGATTGGGGTCTAATCTTTTAGGAGCCCTGTGTGTTGGATTTTTAGGGCTGGTATTTGCTCGTATTAAAAAGTGTCCAGTAACTGTTTTTAATATTCCAGGTGTAGTTCCTTTAGTTCCAGGTGTACCGGCCTACCAGGCGGTACGTGCGATGGTAGAAGGTCAATTATCTGATGCAGAAGATCTGATCCTGCGCGTAGCAATTGTCACGATAGCAATAGCGATGGGTTTTATGCTTGCACAGTTAATTGGAGAAATCTTTTTCAAGAAGCGTCAAAATAGAAAAAATAAGAAAAATTTGGTATAA
- a CDS encoding threonine/serine exporter family protein — MDKERVSQDYAAEVLDTCLKAGRLMIEGGSETYRVEDTMMRIARNAGITGARCFTTPTGIFMSLGEHSYTQVTQVKKRNINLELVDRVNELSREFAAKEITLKELQERLKQVSISIPDFPIWLQIIGAAILSPTLMVLFMDDYDWIDFPAAAVIGGVSYALYLAIKRYTSIRFLAEMVTAIFMGVITILTCKIFPKLVVDNILIGSLMTLVPGVAITNALRDLFGGDLLSGMARTTEAVLTAIALGGGIGIAIKLLWGVM, encoded by the coding sequence ATGGATAAAGAGCGGGTAAGCCAAGATTATGCTGCTGAGGTTTTAGATACTTGCTTAAAAGCAGGGAGATTAATGATTGAAGGCGGTAGTGAAACTTATCGAGTTGAAGATACGATGATGAGAATAGCACGTAATGCCGGAATTACTGGTGCAAGATGTTTTACGACTCCAACTGGAATTTTTATGAGTTTGGGTGAACACTCTTATACTCAGGTTACACAAGTTAAAAAAAGAAATATTAACTTAGAATTAGTAGATCGAGTTAATGAATTGTCACGCGAATTTGCGGCTAAAGAAATAACATTAAAAGAATTACAAGAGCGTTTAAAGCAAGTTTCCATTTCGATTCCAGATTTTCCTATATGGCTTCAAATTATTGGAGCGGCTATTTTAAGCCCTACTTTAATGGTCTTGTTTATGGATGATTATGACTGGATTGATTTTCCGGCCGCTGCTGTAATCGGCGGAGTATCTTATGCTCTTTATTTAGCTATTAAGCGCTATACTAGTATTCGCTTCCTAGCTGAGATGGTAACTGCAATATTTATGGGAGTTATTACTATTTTGACGTGTAAAATCTTCCCTAAGCTTGTAGTTGATAATATTTTGATTGGTTCCTTGATGACTTTAGTGCCCGGTGTAGCAATCACTAATGCATTACGTGATCTGTTTGGTGGCGACTTATTATCAGGAATGGCTCGGACCACCGAGGCTGTTCTAACAGCAATTGCTTTAGGTGGCGGAATTGGTATTGCAATTAAGTTGTTGTGGGGTGTAATGTAA
- a CDS encoding ABC-F family ATP-binding cassette domain-containing protein: protein MSLLTVKNLSQTFIDKTLYEDANFVLNKEDHMGVTGQNGVGKSTLIKILTGEITQDNGEVKWQNKIHVGYLDQYAKLEEGIELKQFLQTAFSDLFEKEKELNELYVKYGENGDEVLLEKAGKIQTLLEEKEFYDIDTKIDRVATGLGLADLGYSRDVSKLSGGQRSKLILAKLLLQNPDVLVLDEPTNYLDVNHIDWLADYLNNFEGAFIVVSHDYDFLGRITNCIIDIDFGTITRYTGDLKHALRQKEADRESYLKAYANQQRKIQKTEAYIRKNKAGSRSKSAKSREKQLAKMEILTPPQNNRKAHVIFPYVDTASNLLLQTQDLIIGYEQALVKSAFNFSVGNGEKVAVTGFNGIGKTTLLKTVLGKLKPIYGSFELSSTAKLAYFQQDLAWPNKNMTPLQYLQEEFPRLRPRELRQALARMGLTAQQAMSPLKELSGGEQEKVKLAKMQFEPSNLLFLDEPTNHLDIATKDSLRKAIVEFNGGVIIVSHERDFFRGNWVDKTIDIEKMNNE from the coding sequence ATGAGTTTACTAACAGTTAAAAATTTAAGTCAGACATTTATTGATAAAACTTTATATGAAGACGCAAATTTTGTCTTAAATAAAGAAGACCATATGGGGGTAACCGGGCAAAACGGAGTTGGTAAATCAACTTTAATTAAGATTTTGACCGGTGAAATTACTCAAGATAATGGCGAGGTTAAATGGCAAAATAAAATTCATGTTGGGTATTTAGATCAGTATGCCAAACTTGAAGAAGGTATAGAGCTTAAACAATTTTTGCAAACTGCGTTTAGTGATCTTTTTGAAAAAGAAAAAGAATTAAATGAACTCTATGTGAAATATGGTGAAAATGGGGATGAAGTTCTCTTAGAAAAGGCAGGGAAGATTCAGACTTTACTTGAGGAAAAAGAATTTTACGATATTGATACCAAAATTGACCGCGTAGCGACAGGACTAGGATTAGCGGATTTGGGTTATAGCCGGGATGTATCAAAACTTTCTGGTGGACAAAGATCTAAGTTAATCTTAGCTAAGCTGCTTTTGCAAAATCCAGACGTACTGGTTTTAGATGAGCCGACAAACTACTTAGATGTTAATCATATTGACTGGCTTGCTGACTATTTGAATAACTTTGAGGGAGCATTTATCGTTGTTTCACACGATTATGATTTTTTAGGTAGAATCACCAACTGTATTATTGACATTGATTTTGGAACTATTACGCGCTATACAGGTGATTTAAAGCATGCACTTCGTCAAAAGGAAGCTGATCGAGAAAGTTATTTAAAGGCTTATGCCAACCAGCAGAGAAAAATTCAAAAGACTGAAGCATATATTAGAAAAAATAAGGCTGGTTCTAGATCTAAAAGTGCGAAATCTCGGGAAAAACAACTAGCGAAGATGGAAATTTTAACACCACCACAAAATAATAGAAAGGCCCATGTTATTTTTCCTTATGTTGATACCGCATCAAACTTACTTTTGCAAACTCAAGATTTAATAATTGGATATGAACAAGCTTTAGTAAAATCAGCATTTAATTTTTCTGTCGGAAATGGAGAAAAAGTAGCTGTAACAGGTTTTAATGGAATTGGGAAAACGACACTACTAAAGACTGTACTAGGAAAGTTAAAACCAATTTATGGTAGTTTTGAATTATCTTCAACAGCAAAACTTGCTTATTTTCAACAAGATCTGGCTTGGCCTAATAAAAATATGACGCCTTTGCAATATTTACAAGAAGAATTTCCACGTTTGCGTCCTAGAGAATTACGGCAAGCTTTAGCGAGAATGGGATTAACAGCACAGCAAGCCATGAGTCCGTTAAAAGAACTTTCTGGTGGAGAACAAGAGAAAGTTAAGCTAGCTAAGATGCAGTTTGAACCATCTAATTTACTATTCTTAGATGAACCAACAAATCACTTAGATATTGCTACAAAAGATTCTTTAAGAAAGGCAATTGTTGAATTTAATGGTGGAGTAATTATTGTTAGCCACGAAAGAGATTTCTTTAGAGGAAATTGGGTGGATAAGACGATTGACATTGAAAAAATGAATAATGAATAA
- a CDS encoding LCP family protein, which yields MRPEEPKRPRQKLRRNNVFAASKKDYKNGNNFARLVGLLSILLVCGSVAYFAHAYFSAMSSVQQAYRGTGKTSQLISQKKPISILILGVDQGIEGRHDRGNSDTMILATMNPEKKEATMTSIPRDLLADIKGDGSGEGKYYMFRVNSAYQVGGSKGATRTVKALLNTPVNYYMEVNMKALESMVEALGGVDVNVPFTFTYHTHFKKGKQHLNGKEALDYVRMRKEDPKGDYGRQMRQRQVINDIVRKGMSVNSITNYRKILKVFAKYVKTNLTFDDMLSIAMNYRGCTQNIKSGYIQGHNVWIGAAAMQVAATKELQRVSDLVRSSLGLKQEKLHNQETRQNSLQQGLNWNDPEDFRNYVIYDKDSDTIPWDGN from the coding sequence ATGAGACCTGAGGAACCCAAAAGACCACGCCAAAAACTAAGAAGAAATAATGTGTTTGCGGCGAGTAAAAAAGATTATAAAAATGGAAATAATTTTGCTCGTTTGGTAGGTCTCTTATCAATTTTACTTGTTTGTGGAAGCGTAGCTTACTTTGCTCATGCATATTTCTCGGCTATGAGTTCAGTTCAACAAGCTTATCGAGGAACAGGAAAAACATCGCAATTGATTTCTCAGAAAAAGCCAATTTCAATTCTAATTCTTGGCGTTGATCAAGGAATTGAAGGCAGGCATGACCGGGGTAATTCCGATACGATGATCTTAGCAACTATGAATCCAGAGAAAAAAGAAGCAACAATGACCTCAATTCCCAGAGACTTGTTAGCCGATATCAAAGGTGACGGAAGTGGAGAAGGGAAGTACTACATGTTCCGGGTTAACTCTGCTTATCAAGTTGGCGGAAGCAAAGGAGCAACTCGGACAGTAAAAGCACTTTTAAATACACCAGTTAACTACTATATGGAAGTTAATATGAAGGCTCTAGAAAGTATGGTAGAAGCTTTGGGCGGAGTAGATGTTAATGTGCCATTTACCTTTACTTATCACACGCATTTTAAGAAGGGGAAGCAGCACTTAAATGGTAAAGAGGCCTTAGACTATGTGCGGATGCGTAAAGAAGATCCAAAAGGTGACTATGGTCGACAAATGAGACAAAGACAGGTAATTAATGACATTGTACGTAAAGGGATGTCAGTTAATTCAATCACTAACTATCGCAAGATTCTTAAGGTCTTTGCCAAGTATGTTAAAACTAATCTGACCTTTGATGATATGCTTTCAATTGCAATGAATTACCGCGGATGTACTCAGAATATTAAGAGTGGCTATATTCAAGGACATAATGTTTGGATTGGAGCGGCAGCAATGCAAGTAGCCGCTACAAAGGAACTACAACGTGTATCAGATTTAGTTCGTTCTAGTTTAGGATTAAAACAGGAAAAACTCCATAATCAAGAAACAAGGCAAAATAGTCTGCAGCAAGGTTTAAATTGGAATGATCCAGAAGACTTTAGAAATTATGTAATTTATGATAAAGATTCTGACACTATTCCATGGGATGGTAATTAA